In the genome of Magnolia sinica isolate HGM2019 chromosome 2, MsV1, whole genome shotgun sequence, one region contains:
- the LOC131237931 gene encoding AAA-ATPase At3g50940-like → MPSAKQIISMPSAKTIISTAASLAATAMVVRKFANSVLPRHLQDQLFSSLYTFLNRFSTQLTLVLEEFNGFAANELYAAAEIYLGSKISPSTTRLKVFKHDGDKDLSISMEKGEEIIDVFQGMKLQWQLVCLDNQKNTFRSTDGLSSVVRSETRSFQLTFHKKHKDKVFNSYFPFLLSRSKALNEEKKTLKLHTIENERISRHMGEAWTSVNLKHPATFSTVAMDSEVKQALMDDLEMFVKRKEFYKRVGKAWKRGYLLYGPPGTGKSSLIAAMANFLNFDVYDLELTDVRRNSDLRRLLIGTANQSILVIEDIDCTVDFKDREAPVIVEAGGRPKFRPENQVTLSGLLNFIDGLWSSCGDERIIIFTTNHKDKLDPALLRPGRMDKHIHMSYCSFCGFKTLAKNYLMIDDHPLFGDIQRLIAEVEVTPAQVAEELMMSDSPDVALQGLIEFIQRKKIEDLEAKAKEERESQNGQETKDNGQNMKGGKDEGQNGKETKGGEAKTKRPGNGKQHSSD, encoded by the exons ATGCCTTCAGCAAAACAGATTATATCGATGCCTTCAGCAAAAACGATTATATCGACAGCGGCCTCCCTCGCAGCAACGGCGATGGTTGTCCGCAAGTTTGCCAACAGCGTGTTGCCCCGCCACCTCCAAGACCAACTCTTCTCATCCCTTTACACCTTCCTCAACCGCTTCTCCACCCAACTCACCCTCGTTCTCGAAGAATTCAACGGGTTCGCCGCTAACGAACTCTATGCCGCTGCCGAGATCTACCTAGGTTCCAAGATCTCCCCGTCGACAACGCGTCTCAAAGTCTTCAAACACGACGGTGACAAGGACTTGTCAATCTCCATGGAAAAAGGCGAGGAGATCATCGATGTCTTCCAAGGAATGAAGCTCCAATGGCAATTAGTCTGTCTAGACAACCAAAAGAACACCTTCCGCTCTACCGATGGCCTCAGTTCCGTTGTTCGATCTGAGACCCGCTCGTTCCAGCTCACCTTCCACAAGAAACACAAGGACAAGGTCTTCAACTCCTACTTCCCCTTCCTTCTCAGCAGATCCAAGGCATTGAATGAAGAGAAGAAGACACTGAAGCTGCACACGATCGAGAACGAACGCATATCTCGGCACATGGGGGAAGCATGGACTTCGGTTAACCTCAAACACCCGGCCACGTTTTCAACGGTGGCGATGGATTCGGAGGTGAAGCAGGCGTTGATGGACGATCTGGAGATGTTTGTGAAGAGGAAGGAGTTTTATAAGAGAGTGGGAAAGGCTTGGAAGCGTGGTTATCTGTTGTATGGCCCGCCAGGGACCGGCAAGTCGAGCTTGATTGCTGCCATGGCGAATTTCCTGAATTTCGACGTCTACGACTTGGAGCTGACTGATGTGAGGCGGAATTCCGATCTCAGACGGTTGCTGATCGGGACAGCTAATCAATCGATCCTTGTCATCGAGGACATAGATTGCACGGTTGATTTTAAAGATCGCGAAGCACCGGTGATTGTGGAAGCAGGTGGAAGACCAAAATTTCGGCCGGAGAATCAG GTGACCCTTTCAGGGCTGCTCAACTTCATTGACGGCCTGTGGTCGAGCTGCGGCGATGAGAGGATCATCATCTTCACCACAAATCACAAGGACAAGCTGGACCCCGCACTACTGCGGCCGGGACGCATGGACAAGCACATCCACATGTCCTACTGCAGCTTCTGCGGATTCAAGACCCTGGCAAAGAACTACCTCATGATCGACGACCATCCGCTCTTCGGTGATATCCAACGGCTGATAGCGGAGGTGGAAGTCACACCGGCGCAGGTGGCAGAGGAGCTAATGATGAGTGACAGTCCAGACGTGGCCCTTCAAGGACTCATCGAATTCATCCAGAGGAAGAAGATTGAAGATCTCGAAGCCAAAGCCAAGGAAGAAAGAGAGTCTCAAAACGGGCAGGAAACCAAAGACAATGGACAAAATATGAAAGGAGGCAAGGATGAGGGACAGAATGGGAAGGAAACTAAAGGAGGAGAGGCAAAAACAAAAAGGCCAGGGAATGGAAAACAACATTCCTCTGACTAG